The Faecalibaculum rodentium genome segment GTCAGCAGAAACGGCGCAATACCGGAATAGGGTGCAAACCATTTCTGCAGGAGGGTGCGGCCGGTGAGATAAAACAGGCAGTAACAGACAAGGACCAGGAGCACGATCCCGCCAATGGACGGGGCCAGCGTGCTGGAGGCCAGGAGGTTGAAGACCATGACCGGGAACAGGAGCCCGAACACGATCTGGTTGGCTCCCTCCTTCTGTTCCTGTGTGATCCAGTGTCTGGTTCTGGAGAGCCAGCCAAGGCCGGCCATGAAGAGAATCGGTGCCAGTGTCTGCAGTGCCTGCATAAAGATCCCGCCTTTCTGCCTGTAATTGTAGGTCACCGGTCTGGAAACCAGGTCCGGGATGATTGAACCTGTGTCACATACAGGCGTACACGAAAATCCCGCCGTATCTCAACCGACACGGCGGGATTTTACGGCTCTGGATTCTCCGGGAATCCGTACCGTTTCGCTGTCCTCCCGAACCGCCTGCTGCCTGAAGCCGAATCGCTGGAAGCGATATGCTTCTGTCTGCATACATCGTTTCAGGCTGCAGATTCGGCCTTCAGCTCCAGGATCATGTCACGCAGCTGGGCGGCGCGCTCGAAGTCCAGCTCCTTGGCGGCTTCCCGCATTTCGAGTTCCATATCCTCGATGAGCTTCTGTGCCGCTTTCTTGCCGATCTTCTTTTTCTTCAGGTACCGGCTGGCCTCCGCCTTGGTTTCCTTGCTGCGCACAATGTCCCGGATCGGCTTGAGCACAGTCTTTGGCACGATGCCGTGCTCCTCGTTGTACCGCATCTGGATCCCGCGACGGCGCTTTGTCTCCGCGATGGCCTCCTTCATGGAGTCCGTCATCTTGTCGCCATACATAATGACCTTGCCATGGGCATTCCGCGCTGCACGGCCAATGATCTGGATCAGACTCCGGCGGCTTCGCAGGAAGCCCTCCTTGTCCGCATCCAGAATCGCGATCAGGCCGACCTCCGGAATATCCAGACCCTCCCGCAGCAGGTTGATCCCCACCAGTACATCGTACTTGCCTTCCCGCAAGTCATGAATGATCTCCGTGCGCTCAATGGTCTTTACCTCATGATGCAGCCACGCCACTTTGATGTCGAGATTCTTCAGGTACTCCGTCAGATCCTCCGCCATCCGCACCGTCAGCGTGGTCACCAGCGTGCGTTCCCCCGCTGCGATCCGCTGCCGGATTTCATCCACCAGGTCATCGATCTGTCCTTCCGTCGGACGGACCTCCACCTCCGGATCCAGCAGCCCGGTGGGGCGGATGATCTGCTCCACCACATGCTGGTTCGTCTTCTCCAGTTCATAGTCCCCGGGGGTTGCGCTGACGAAAATCGACTGACCCGTCACCTGTTCGAATTCCGGAAATGTCAGAGGCCGGTTGTCCAGGGCACTCGGGAGCCGGAATCCATATTCCACCAGTGTTTCCTTCCGCGCCCGGTCCCCGTTGTACATGCCCCGGATCTGCGGCAGCGATGCATGGCTTTCATCCACCACCAGCAGAAAATCCTCCGGCAGATAGTCAAACAGCGTGTAGGGCTTTTCCCCTGGCTTGCGGCCATCGATGTGACGGGAGTAGTTCTCGATGCCCGGGCAGACACCGAATTCCCGCAGTGCCTCGATATCATACCGGCACCGCTGCTCCAGCCGCTCGGCTTCCAGTGGCTTGCCTTCCTCTTTGTAGAACTTCAGGCGGTCTTCGAGCTCCGCTTCAATGGTTCCCGCAGCCCGCCGCATGATGTCCATGCTCGTTGCATATCCGTTTGCCGGATAGATGTTGTACACAGAATATGCCTGCTGGACCTTGCCTGTCAGCGGATCCACCTGGGTGATCCGGTCGATCTCGTCCCCGAACATCTCGATCCGGATCAGGTACCGGTCCGTGTGACCCGGACTGATTTCAATGGTGTCGCCCCGCACCCGGAAGGTACCGCGCACCGGGTCCATGTCATTGCGCTTGTACTGCTGCCTGACCAGAAACTGCATCAGTTCCCGCCGGTCGATTTCCTGCCCCACGCGCACAGTCTCGATCATGTCCCGGTACTGGTCCGGATTGCTGGCACCATAAATGCTGGCAACTGATGCCACGATGATGGTATCGCGGTGATTCAGCGCTGCGTTGGCAGCCGCCAGCCGAAGCATGTCCAGTTCTTCGTTGGTCTTGGTGTTCTTGTCAATGTATGTATCCGATTTCGGGATATATGCCTCCGGCTGATAGTAGTCGAAATAGGAGACAAAGTACTCCACATGGTTGTGGGGGAAGAATTCCTTGAACTCCGCATACAGCTGACTGGCCAGCGTCTTGTTGTGCGCGAACACCAGCGTGGGCCGCCCCACCTGCTCGATCACATTGGAAATCGTGAAGGTCTTGCCCGTACCGGTGGCCCCCATGAGCACCTGGCACTGCTTTCCTTCCTTCACGCCCTCCACCAGCTCTTTGATGGCCTCCGGCTGGTCGCCGGAAGGTTTGTAGTCGCTCACCAGCTGAAACGTGCCCGGTTCCCTGCCTTTTCCTTCTTTCTGCTCAGTCACCGAAGCGGCCGTCTGTTCTTCTGCCATTGTTCCTCCTCCTTCCCGTGCTGTTGTGTTTCTGCAAAACCGGACCTTGCAATCCGGTCCGGTGTGGTCTATGGTTCTATTGTAAACGCTGTGTTTCCTTCAATCAACACCCTGAGGCTGTTCTTCCCGCTGATGATGTCCACCGCGCTGCAGTCTTTGCCGGCGGCTTCATCACACTGGACCTGTTTGCCATCATTGGCATCGGCCTGTCCGGACTGTCAGGATGGTCACTCACTCTCCCGAAGACAGGATCTCCAGGGCCCTGTTTCTCTGCGCGTCGTCGCTTTTCTCCGATTCATAGATCCGGATGAGCGTCAAATCCGCAATCTGGTCAAAGGTCTCCTTGTCCGCTTCCCCTGTGGGTTCCAGGCCGTGGTCTGCCTGAAACCGCCGCAGAGCTTCACTGCCTGCCGCATCAAAATATGTATCCGTCCGGTCGACCTCATACCCCAGGTACTGGAGAAACAGCTGGAGAGCACCGGCGTTGTCATTCACGGAATCCGCCACAATGACCTCGCCTTCCTCCATCCCCGGATACGTCACAGTACGCACCGGCGACAGCCCGACCTCCACATCCGGGGCAAACCCCGTACGGTTGATGCTTTCGCCCGAAGGTGTGAGCCATTCCGCAATGGTGTACTTCAGGCTCGTCCCGTCCGTAAAGGGTACACTCACCTGCTCCGTGCCCTTGCCGTAAGTCCGGGTCCCGACAGTCGTCACATTGTCCAGATTGTCCTTCAGGGCCCCGATCAGAACCTCACTGGCACTCGCAGAACTGCCATCCTGCAGGATCACGATGCGGTCGAAATCTGCCTGTCCCTCCTGCTCTGTCCTGAGCTTCCGGATGTTTCCGTCCTTGTCTTTTTCCTGGAAAATCACGGAGTCCTTCGGAAGCAGCACCTCGGAGATGTCCTTCGCCGCCGAAAGATAGCCCCCTGTGTTTCCCCTGAGATCGATGATGACATTCCGCACCCCCTGGGATTCGAGTTTTTTCACTGCGCTGGCAAATTCCCGCCCGGAGTTCTCGGAAAAACTCGACAGGTCGATGATCCCGATACCGTCCACAGTTTCGCAAACCACCGTGGAATCGTATTCCCCGGGCTCCAGGGTCAGGGTCAGAAGTTCATCCCCCCGCCTGACTTCCACCGGGAGTTTCTGCCCTTCGTAATTCTGAATCGTCTGGGTGATCTCCTCATTGGGGAGCCCCTTTGTTTCCTTCGTGCCGACTTTCACCAGGACATCACCGGTCCGCAGTCCGGCTTTGTCCGCCGTGGAATCCAGGAACACATCCCGGACCGTCATTTCATCATCGGCATTCCGATAAAAGGAGATTCCCACCCCCACATTGGAGCCCGCAAGCGACTGGGAAAAGGCTTTGGCTTCCTCCAGATTGAAGTAATTCGTATGGGGATCTTCCTCCAGGGTGGTCATTCCGGCAATGGCCTGCTCTGCGAGCCTGGAATCTAGGTCCTCGACCTGGTTCCCGTAAAACCACCGGTCTTTCAGGAGCCCGTAAATGTTCTCGACCTTCGCCAGGTCATCGCTCTTGTGCGCATCCATGAGCAGCGGCACCGACACCCCTGCTGCAAAGCATGCGGCACAAAGCCCCGTCACGATCCATGCTGTCTGCTTGTTTTTCCTGGTTTTCTCCAGACTCTTTTTATCCACCGGCTTCATACTCCATGCCTTTCCATTCCCCTGTTCTGTTGTCTCAGTCTTCTGATTTTCTGATTCTGTACCTTATATATAGTACACATAGAACACCAGTGGCAGGTGCATGCCTGCCTCCTCACACTGTGTTCTGCCGCTTTTTTCCGGACTTCTTCCTGACCGCCATCATCCTTTCACCCGCCAAAGATGACTGAACTGCCTCCAGTCTGCCGATGCTGGACATGCCCTGCAGCAAAGCGCGCTGCTCCTCCATCGGGCTACCCTGCCTCCAGCAATACCGGATCCGCCATCGGCACGGGAGTCTCATGGCCATAACCGGAAGAAATCCACAAAAAAACGACAGGGGAGCCTATCGTTTTGCCTTGATGTACTTGGTGGCAGCCATGAAACTGGCCAGCCATCCCACGAGCAGGCCACCGCCGAAGAGCAGCAGGCCTGACCAGAACACTGTCTGTCCGGGTTTCATGAGTTCAAATACATTCGCGAAAAGAATGCCGCCCAGTCCATTATACAGACGCGGATATCCCCAGGCGATGAGCACAAAAGGAATCACCGCCCCAAGAAGTCCCAGAACCATGCCCTGGAGCTCAAAGGGAATCTTGATGAAGGCATTCGAAGCGCCGACCTGGCGCATGGTGATGATTTCGTCCTGGCGGGAGTAAATCGTAGTGCGGATGGTGTTGTAGATCAGGTACATGGAAAGCACCAGCAAAAGGGCACTGCCAATGTAGCCGGCAATCCGCACGCGGCTGAGCAGCCGGGCAAGTTCCACGGTGCTTTCACCGCCATAGGTGACAGTCTCCACCCCGGGAATCAGACCTACCTGACGGGCAGCTTCCTGAATGTCGGTTCCGTTGTCAAGGTACACAAACCAGGCATCGGAAAGAGGGTTCTGTTCCCCGCGGTACACGGAAAAGGCCTCGCCTTTTTCCTGGATCATGAGCTCCAGCTCCTGGTCTTTGTCGGAGAAATCCGCCCGGTCCACAAATGAGAGCCCACGGATGTCATTCCCTGTCTGCTCCACTGCTGCCGGATCCAGCCCCTGGGCGAGCACTGCATGGAGCCGCAGCCCGCTTTCCGCCCGGGAAGCAAACTGCTCGGTGTGATAGCCGATCAGCGAAAAACAGGCGATGAGAAACAGCGACACCGTCACCGCGCCCAGGGCTGACAGTGACAGCGCCCAGTTGCGGGTGATGCCCCGCCAGGCACTTTTCAGTTCATAGAGGAACTGGAAGAACAGCCGCTTCATAACGATTTGTAGCCGCCTTTGCTGGAATCATGCACAATGTAGCCTTTGTCGAGCATGATCGTCCGCTTGCGGAACCGGTCCACAAGTTCCCGGTCATGGGTGACCATGACGATCGTTGTGCCCTGGGTCTGGTTGATTTTCTCGAGAAGCTCGATGATTTCCAGCGACATATTGGGATCCAGGTTTCCGGTAGGCTCATCCGCAATGAGGATCGAAGGCCGGTTCGCAATGGCACGGCCGATCGTGACACGCTGCTGCTGGCCCCCGGAGAGTTCATCCGGGTAAGCCCGTTCCTTGTCCTTCAGATCCACGAGTTCCAGGACTTCCCTGACCCGCTGGCGGATCTGCTTCGAGGGCGTACCCGTTACCTCCAGAGCAAAGGCGATGTTTTCATACACCGTAAGCCTTGGCAGCAGCCGGTAGTCCTGGAAAATACAGCCGATGTTCCGGCGATACTTCGGGACTTTGCGGTGCTTGAGGGCCCCGACATTGGTGCCGTTGACCGTCACTGTGCCGGAATCTGCCACTTCTTCGCCATTGAGCAGCTTGATGAGCGTGCTCTTGCCGGATCCTGTCGGTCCGATCACGTAGACAAATTCTCCGGGATCGATCCGCAGATCAATGTGATTCAGCGCATGCACCCCATTGGGGTAGGCTTTCGATGCATCCTTGAGTTCGATCATTGCAGGCTCCTTTCATTCAATGCTGCCATCTGGCAGACCGGTCTGTCGGACTGCCCGGCTGCCTGTATATGCGGCTATATGCGGCGGTTCAGCTGAAGAAGACCTCCGGTCTCTCGCGGCAGGGGGTGCTGCTCTTGGCTTCACACGCTCCGGCGGTATTGCCCCACCCGGTCCCCCAGGCAAAATCCGCACTGGAAGAGAACCGCTTGATGGCGTCTTCGACACTCATGTTCCCGAGATTGATCACCTCGATGTGACAGTGAGGGCCCGTGGAGTTCCCGGAGTTGCCCGTCAGGGCGATCTGCTGCCCTGCAGACACGGACTGACCCGCCCGCACAGCCATCCCCTCCTGCGAGAGGTGGAAAAAGGAGAAGGCATACAGGGACCCATTCATGGAACACAGCAGGCAGATTGAATTGCCGCTCCCATACGGATAGCCGGACATGTTTCCCAGGTACCCGGAGTTGGAAGCCACGGGATTGGCCGCATAGAGCACAATGCCGTTGGCAGGTGCCACCACCGGCGTTCCAATGGGAGCCGCCCAGTCAAGACCCAGGTGAAGTCCCCCACCGGGGTACGCCCAGGTCCCGGCAGAATACTGGCCGCCAAGAACCGGGACATTGAATCCCGAACTCGTTGTGATGGACGCAGATCCTGCTGCCGCGGAGGTGATCACAAAGTCGCGGATCGCATTCATGTCGGCTTCCGCCGCCCGTTTCTGTGCCTGCAGTTCCGCAATCTGCTGCTGGTACTGCGCCACAAGCTGGTTATAGGAATCCTCGAGGCGCTGCGCTTCCGCTTTCTGTTCCTCGAGCTCGGCTTTCTGTGCCGTGTTTTCCTCCTGCAGACGCTTTTCCTCGCTCACCGAGAGCTCCAGCTCGGCCTTCATTTCATTCAGGCGGCTGATTTGCGCCTGGTCATCCTCGGTGATCCGCTCAATGCCGGAAATCCGCCGAAGCATGTCATTCAGGTCACTGGCACCCATCACCAGATCCACCAGCATGTTGGTCCCCACATTGCCCTGTTCGTGCCGCATGCGCGACTTGATCTGTGCATCCCAGGCATCGATCTCCGCCTGTTTCTGCACGATCTGTTCCTGCAGGGCCTGGATATTGGCTTCGATCTGGGCAATCACGGCCTCCTTCTGGCTGATCTGGTTCGAGAGCTCCTCTGCCAGGGCCTTCTGTTCCTGAGCCAGGGCTGCGACTTTGTCCGTCTCGCCCTCCAGGCTGCCAATGGAGTTGGAAAAATCCGTAATGGACTGCTGCAGCTGCTGCCGCCGCTGGTTTTCATGTTCCCGGAACCCTTCGCAGGCCTTCACGCCCTCGGAAGAGGTCTGGGGTTTTGTACACTGGCTGTACCAGTATTCTGTATCCGAATAGTCTTCTGCATACACCGGTATCATGACCGCAGGCAGACAGCCCGCTGCAGCCAGGGACGCGGATACGAGAAAACCCGTAAGTTTTTCTTTCAGTTTCATCGATACCACCTCAGATATTTGCGGACAGCCAGCCAGGACCCCAGGGCACCGGTGAGCAGGCCGATGCCAAAGACACAGGCGGTCACATACGCCGCAAAGGGCCAGGGGGAAATCAGAACAAACATGTCTGACAGCAGTACGCCGCCCAGAAGATTGTAGAGGGCCGGATAGCCCAGAAGGACCAGCAGTCCCGGGACAAGAGCGCCCCAGAATCCGATGATGAGTCCCTCAAAGACAAACGGCGTGGTGATATACCAGTTGTAGGCACCCACCTGCCGCATGATGGCGATTTCCTCCTGCCGGGTGTGAATGGTCATTTTCACCGAAATCCTCGTCAGGTACACCGCCAGTATGATCATGAAGCCCACCAGGAGCCATCCACCAGTCCGGGCCGCATCAAAGACATCCACCATTTTGGAAATCATGGATCCGCCATAGGAAACCGAAGCCACACCATCAAGTTTTGCCGCCTCCTTCGAAACAGCTTCCACCTGCTGGGCGTTTTCCAGATGCACGGTCAGGACATCCAGCAGCGGATTGCGGTCTTCTCCCGCATACTGGCTGAAGATTTCACCGTTTTGCGCAATGAGTTCGTCCAGCTCCTGGTCTTTGGTCGAATACGTCACGTGACCGGCTCCCTTCATGGAAGAGAGTTCATCCGTGAGGGCCTGGCGCTGTTCTTCCGTCACTGTCGGCAGCAGCGAGACCTGCACAACGAATTCGCTTTCGATATTTTTGGTGAACTGGTCAATGCTCGCAGCCATGACGGTCATGAACGTCGCGATCAGCAGCGCAATCGCAATGGACAGGCTGCTGGAGAATGCAGTGGAGAAATGACGGCTGATATCTTTGCTGGCACTGCGCACCATCCGTGGCAGGCTTTTGATGAACAAGAGCATAACTTCCTCCTTTGCACAGTTATATTGATTGTATCATGCGCAAGAGCCGTAACCAAAACGCAGGAAAATGTTAAGGTGATGTAACGATTTGCGTCCCCTGTCCCATAATTCAGCCGAGGTTCACAAAAATTCCCATCATACCGGCAAACTTTCCCGATAATGGTTTCGTATCTTATAGATGTGCCAAGAGAACACAGAAAAAAATCTCTTCATAAATCTCTCTCCTATAACAGATGAAGGCAGCCCTTTCCAGGCTGCCTTTGTCGTATGCCAGTATACGGAGTTTTTCCCATTCAGGAAAGCCCGCTGCCAAAAAAAGAGACGCCTGACAGGCCACTGCCACTGTCCGGCGTCTTTTTTCATCCTCCCGCAAAACACGTGCCTCTCTCCCCAGGCCTGTCAGCCGGCTGCAGCCCTGTCTGTCAGCACCCCGCTTTTTCCAGCACCCGGTGCTGACGCTGCAGTCCGGCATTTTCCGGATCTGCCTCCAGCCCCTGGAGATTCCAGTACTTTGCCTGCTGCAGGTCCCTGGGTGTTCCCTGCCCCATCATGTACATCGCCGCCAGCGGCTCATATGCCCGGGTGCACCCGGCCATCGCCGCTTTCTGAATAAAATAAAATGCCTTGTCAAACTCACGGCGCTCCCGCAGCATCATCCCGAGATTCAGCATGGATTCGGTATCTCCATTCAGTGCGGCCAGCCTGGTGTATTCCAGTGCCTGGGCCGGATTCTGCAGGGTATTCATGTACAGATCCGCCGCCAGAATCTGGCTCTCCAGATCTCCCCAGTGAGCTGCCTGCCGGATCAGGGGCAGGGCCGCCGGCAGATCGCCTGCTTCCATCAGCTGCCTGTATTCGCGAATCACATCATTCAAAAGTTCCTGTTCCATATCCATCACGCTTCCTTCTGCATACAGTGTATCCTTTGCGAACAGTCCGCTCAAAGGAATCAGACCAACGACACTGCCTGCACGGTGCCGATGGTGGCTGACATGCCAGGACTGCATCCATGCAGGAATATAAAAGAAACCCCCAGGCACATGACCTGGAGGCTTTGATTTTCATAGTGGTGGAGCGTAGGAGGATCGAACTCCTGACCCCCTGCGTGCAAAGCAGGTGCTCTCCCAGCTGAGCTAACACCCCACAACAATAAAACAGATGGTGGGCCTGAATGGACTTGAACCAACGACCTCACCCTTATCAGGGGTGCGCTCTAACCACCTGAGCTACAGGCCCATCTGTTGACTGCTCATTGATATTAACATACTCACCGACTCTGGTGCAAGAGAAAAATTCACGTGATTTCCACCGTACCCCTTTTCACGGATACTTTAAGCAGGATGTATGCAACTTTTCGTTTTAACTCTCTGCCTGTACACTTTTTCTGATGAATTTCCCTGAACCCGTCGATTTTGACAGGTCTCATCTTTTGCTGAAAAACCAGAGCAGACCACCGCACAAGATACAGATCACTGTCACCAGTACTCTCATACTTCGTACGATTTCTCATGACTCTGCGTTCAATGCACGTGTTTCCCATTGAACCACTTCCCAAAGCCGAATTACAATAATTACATGAAAGCCCATACAGTAAAAGCCTATAACCTGATTTTTCCCGTATACATGATCATGCTGCTGTCTCCTGTTTTGTGGGTGTTCATGATTATCGGCAATTTTCTGGTGGATTCCCTGGTCCTGCTCGCCACGATCGCCATTCTGGGCAGTATCAATAGCCTGCGCATCTGGAAATCCTCCATTTTTCGCATCGTCTGCTTCGGGTTTCTCAGCGACCTAGCCGGAAGCCTGCTGAACGCCATTCTGGCCTTCACTGTCCTGAGTGATTTCTATGTGGGAATGACTCCCTACAGCTGGCCTGGATGCGCGCTGCTGGCGCTGCCAGCCATCCTGACTGCCGCCATTCTCATTTATATCCTCAACAGCCGATTCGCCTTCCGGAAAATCGGGTTGTCTTTAACCATCCGCAGAAAGCTGGCTCTTTCCCTGGCTGTTCTTACAGCCCCCTGGGTCATGATGATTCCTCTGGATGCCTGGAATGCCTTTTTCCAGCTCTTCGGGTTCCGCTGATTTGTCGGGTGGCGGTTTTCGCCATTCCCGCTGCCCTCAACACCAAGGAGACACTGTATGAAAGCACTGATATTCGGTTCCCTGAACCAGGACATCGTCTATGACGTCGATCACTTCGGCAAACCCGGTGAAACCACAAAAGCGCTTCGCATCAGCCGCTACCCCGGCGGCAAAGGTCTCAACCAGGCAATCGCCGCTTCGAAAGCCGGAAGCAATGTGCATATGGCCGGCTGCATTGGCCCGGAAGGGACCTGGCTGCTGAATGAACTGGAAACTGCCGGTGTAAACGCCACCCATATCCGGATTGTGCCGGATACTGCCACCGGGACAGCAATCATTGAACGGGACCCTGCGGGGGCGAACCGCATTCTTCTCGATCCCGGGGCCAACAACTGCTGTACACCAGAGCAGATCCGGGAAACTCTGGCGGGCTTTGAAGCCGGAGATCTGCTGATCTGTCAGAACGAAATCAGCCACCTGACATCCCTGCTGGAGCAGGCCAAGGCCAAAAGAATGCGGATTCTCTTCAATCCCGCTCCCATGACCCCCGATATCCTGGACCTGGATCTTCGTGAAGTGACGTGGCTGGCAGTGAATGAAAGCGAATGTGCCCGGCTGCTGGGATGCACCTGTGACGACCCGATGCAGCTTTGCCGTCTGTTTCGCCAGCGGTATCCAGAAACAGGACTCGTGCTGACACTCGGGTCCAGGGGGTCACTGTCGCTTCAGGGCCAGTCTCTTTGCCGCGTCCCATCCTGCTGCGTGCAGGCCGTGGATACCACTGGAGCTGGTGACACCTGGCTGGGGTACTTTGCGGATGGCTGCAGCCGGGGTTTGTCTGTACCCGATTCCATGATGCGTGCAAATGCAGCTGCAGCTTTATCGGTACAGGTTGCCGGTGCAGCCTCTTCGATTCCCTCAGACCGCGAGGTCTCAGCGTTTCTGGCTCAGCAGCCGATGGAGTCTGTCATCACCGAACTGGAACTGTGATCAACGGCGAAAACCAGCCTGATCATGTCAAAGTCAGCATGAAAAAC includes the following:
- the uvrB gene encoding excinuclease ABC subunit UvrB — its product is MAEEQTAASVTEQKEGKGREPGTFQLVSDYKPSGDQPEAIKELVEGVKEGKQCQVLMGATGTGKTFTISNVIEQVGRPTLVFAHNKTLASQLYAEFKEFFPHNHVEYFVSYFDYYQPEAYIPKSDTYIDKNTKTNEELDMLRLAAANAALNHRDTIIVASVASIYGASNPDQYRDMIETVRVGQEIDRRELMQFLVRQQYKRNDMDPVRGTFRVRGDTIEISPGHTDRYLIRIEMFGDEIDRITQVDPLTGKVQQAYSVYNIYPANGYATSMDIMRRAAGTIEAELEDRLKFYKEEGKPLEAERLEQRCRYDIEALREFGVCPGIENYSRHIDGRKPGEKPYTLFDYLPEDFLLVVDESHASLPQIRGMYNGDRARKETLVEYGFRLPSALDNRPLTFPEFEQVTGQSIFVSATPGDYELEKTNQHVVEQIIRPTGLLDPEVEVRPTEGQIDDLVDEIRQRIAAGERTLVTTLTVRMAEDLTEYLKNLDIKVAWLHHEVKTIERTEIIHDLREGKYDVLVGINLLREGLDIPEVGLIAILDADKEGFLRSRRSLIQIIGRAARNAHGKVIMYGDKMTDSMKEAIAETKRRRGIQMRYNEEHGIVPKTVLKPIRDIVRSKETKAEASRYLKKKKIGKKAAQKLIEDMELEMREAAKELDFERAAQLRDMILELKAESAA
- a CDS encoding S41 family peptidase, with the translated sequence MKPVDKKSLEKTRKNKQTAWIVTGLCAACFAAGVSVPLLMDAHKSDDLAKVENIYGLLKDRWFYGNQVEDLDSRLAEQAIAGMTTLEEDPHTNYFNLEEAKAFSQSLAGSNVGVGISFYRNADDEMTVRDVFLDSTADKAGLRTGDVLVKVGTKETKGLPNEEITQTIQNYEGQKLPVEVRRGDELLTLTLEPGEYDSTVVCETVDGIGIIDLSSFSENSGREFASAVKKLESQGVRNVIIDLRGNTGGYLSAAKDISEVLLPKDSVIFQEKDKDGNIRKLRTEQEGQADFDRIVILQDGSSASASEVLIGALKDNLDNVTTVGTRTYGKGTEQVSVPFTDGTSLKYTIAEWLTPSGESINRTGFAPDVEVGLSPVRTVTYPGMEEGEVIVADSVNDNAGALQLFLQYLGYEVDRTDTYFDAAGSEALRRFQADHGLEPTGEADKETFDQIADLTLIRIYESEKSDDAQRNRALEILSSGE
- the ftsX gene encoding permease-like cell division protein FtsX, whose amino-acid sequence is MKRLFFQFLYELKSAWRGITRNWALSLSALGAVTVSLFLIACFSLIGYHTEQFASRAESGLRLHAVLAQGLDPAAVEQTGNDIRGLSFVDRADFSDKDQELELMIQEKGEAFSVYRGEQNPLSDAWFVYLDNGTDIQEAARQVGLIPGVETVTYGGESTVELARLLSRVRIAGYIGSALLLVLSMYLIYNTIRTTIYSRQDEIITMRQVGASNAFIKIPFELQGMVLGLLGAVIPFVLIAWGYPRLYNGLGGILFANVFELMKPGQTVFWSGLLLFGGGLLVGWLASFMAATKYIKAKR
- the ftsE gene encoding cell division ATP-binding protein FtsE encodes the protein MIELKDASKAYPNGVHALNHIDLRIDPGEFVYVIGPTGSGKSTLIKLLNGEEVADSGTVTVNGTNVGALKHRKVPKYRRNIGCIFQDYRLLPRLTVYENIAFALEVTGTPSKQIRQRVREVLELVDLKDKERAYPDELSGGQQQRVTIGRAIANRPSILIADEPTGNLDPNMSLEIIELLEKINQTQGTTIVMVTHDRELVDRFRKRTIMLDKGYIVHDSSKGGYKSL
- a CDS encoding murein hydrolase activator EnvC family protein; its protein translation is MKLKEKLTGFLVSASLAAAGCLPAVMIPVYAEDYSDTEYWYSQCTKPQTSSEGVKACEGFREHENQRRQQLQQSITDFSNSIGSLEGETDKVAALAQEQKALAEELSNQISQKEAVIAQIEANIQALQEQIVQKQAEIDAWDAQIKSRMRHEQGNVGTNMLVDLVMGASDLNDMLRRISGIERITEDDQAQISRLNEMKAELELSVSEEKRLQEENTAQKAELEEQKAEAQRLEDSYNQLVAQYQQQIAELQAQKRAAEADMNAIRDFVITSAAAGSASITTSSGFNVPVLGGQYSAGTWAYPGGGLHLGLDWAAPIGTPVVAPANGIVLYAANPVASNSGYLGNMSGYPYGSGNSICLLCSMNGSLYAFSFFHLSQEGMAVRAGQSVSAGQQIALTGNSGNSTGPHCHIEVINLGNMSVEDAIKRFSSSADFAWGTGWGNTAGACEAKSSTPCRERPEVFFS
- the ftsX gene encoding permease-like cell division protein FtsX; this translates as MLLFIKSLPRMVRSASKDISRHFSTAFSSSLSIAIALLIATFMTVMAASIDQFTKNIESEFVVQVSLLPTVTEEQRQALTDELSSMKGAGHVTYSTKDQELDELIAQNGEIFSQYAGEDRNPLLDVLTVHLENAQQVEAVSKEAAKLDGVASVSYGGSMISKMVDVFDAARTGGWLLVGFMIILAVYLTRISVKMTIHTRQEEIAIMRQVGAYNWYITTPFVFEGLIIGFWGALVPGLLVLLGYPALYNLLGGVLLSDMFVLISPWPFAAYVTACVFGIGLLTGALGSWLAVRKYLRWYR
- a CDS encoding tetratricopeptide repeat protein, with the protein product MEQELLNDVIREYRQLMEAGDLPAALPLIRQAAHWGDLESQILAADLYMNTLQNPAQALEYTRLAALNGDTESMLNLGMMLRERREFDKAFYFIQKAAMAGCTRAYEPLAAMYMMGQGTPRDLQQAKYWNLQGLEADPENAGLQRQHRVLEKAGC
- a CDS encoding ribokinase, yielding MKALIFGSLNQDIVYDVDHFGKPGETTKALRISRYPGGKGLNQAIAASKAGSNVHMAGCIGPEGTWLLNELETAGVNATHIRIVPDTATGTAIIERDPAGANRILLDPGANNCCTPEQIRETLAGFEAGDLLICQNEISHLTSLLEQAKAKRMRILFNPAPMTPDILDLDLREVTWLAVNESECARLLGCTCDDPMQLCRLFRQRYPETGLVLTLGSRGSLSLQGQSLCRVPSCCVQAVDTTGAGDTWLGYFADGCSRGLSVPDSMMRANAAAALSVQVAGAASSIPSDREVSAFLAQQPMESVITELEL